The following proteins are encoded in a genomic region of Candidatus Zixiibacteriota bacterium:
- the pilB gene encoding type IV-A pilus assembly ATPase PilB has product MSAELGAMLVKAGKITPDQVDEALEIVKKDSLETFQSALVKVGAVDSEDEIADFVGKHLKIGALRLTDVELNPEVVKLIPLDIARKFKVIAVSKLNRTLLVAISDPNNIYVLDAVKFITGCTVQPVISPEKAIEKAIETYYVDSGGLSEMIKGLEEDPDLEVVVSEEEASESDLLSAIQDKPLVKLVDSILYEAIRMNASDIHIETYEKRIRVRYRIDGDLKEMAPLPFKYRSAIVSRVKIMAELDISERRLPQDGRIKIKIGGRTVDLRVSVLPTIFGEKVVMRILDPQALKVDLTKLGFREADLDKFDKAIHLPFGIVLVTGPTGSGKTTTLYSALKQINQVDVNIMTAEDPVEFNFDGINQVAVRSQIGLTFAASLRSFLRQDPDIVMVGEIRDGETAEIAIRAALTGHLVFSTLHTNDAPSSINRLLDMGVPFYLVSSATKLIMAQRMMRKICQNCKEEVNLTKEQVDSLGVPSDLLKGLRAFKGVGCADCNETGLAGRTGIYEVMPVTPAIESLILNKASDTDIRKTAMDEGMHNLRMCAVEKLKAGIVSIDEVFAVTSSI; this is encoded by the coding sequence ATGTCTGCTGAACTGGGAGCAATGCTCGTCAAGGCCGGCAAGATCACGCCGGACCAGGTAGACGAAGCATTGGAAATCGTCAAGAAGGACAGCCTGGAAACTTTCCAGTCAGCTCTGGTCAAGGTGGGGGCGGTTGATTCCGAGGATGAGATAGCCGATTTCGTCGGCAAGCACCTCAAAATAGGCGCCTTGCGTCTGACCGATGTTGAGCTAAATCCCGAGGTTGTCAAGCTCATCCCGCTTGACATTGCCCGCAAGTTCAAGGTCATCGCAGTAAGCAAGCTCAACCGCACGCTCCTGGTGGCCATCAGTGACCCCAATAACATCTATGTTCTCGACGCCGTAAAGTTCATAACCGGCTGTACGGTGCAACCGGTAATCTCGCCGGAAAAGGCAATTGAAAAGGCGATTGAGACCTACTACGTCGATTCCGGCGGCCTGTCTGAGATGATCAAAGGGTTGGAGGAGGACCCTGATCTGGAAGTGGTTGTCTCTGAGGAGGAGGCATCCGAATCTGATCTCTTGTCGGCTATCCAGGACAAGCCGCTGGTCAAACTGGTCGACTCCATTCTCTACGAAGCGATTCGGATGAACGCTTCGGACATTCATATAGAGACCTATGAAAAGCGTATCCGGGTCAGGTACCGTATAGATGGTGACCTGAAAGAGATGGCCCCGCTGCCGTTCAAGTATCGCTCGGCCATCGTATCCCGTGTCAAGATCATGGCCGAACTGGATATCTCCGAGCGACGCTTGCCACAGGACGGCCGTATCAAAATCAAGATCGGCGGACGAACGGTCGATCTGCGTGTCTCGGTACTGCCTACGATCTTCGGGGAAAAAGTGGTGATGCGAATTCTCGATCCCCAGGCGCTCAAAGTTGACCTGACCAAACTTGGCTTCCGCGAAGCCGACCTCGATAAGTTCGATAAAGCAATTCACCTGCCTTTCGGTATCGTCCTGGTAACGGGACCCACCGGATCGGGTAAGACGACTACTTTGTATTCGGCTCTCAAGCAGATCAATCAGGTCGATGTGAACATCATGACGGCCGAAGACCCGGTGGAGTTCAATTTCGACGGCATCAACCAGGTCGCTGTCAGGTCACAGATCGGGCTCACTTTTGCTGCCTCATTGAGATCATTCCTAAGGCAGGATCCGGACATCGTCATGGTCGGTGAGATTCGTGACGGTGAAACGGCGGAGATAGCTATCCGCGCCGCGCTCACCGGCCACCTTGTCTTCAGTACCCTGCATACCAATGACGCTCCTTCATCGATCAATCGTCTTCTGGACATGGGTGTGCCGTTCTATCTGGTGTCCTCGGCCACCAAGCTGATTATGGCCCAGCGCATGATGCGCAAGATATGTCAAAACTGCAAAGAGGAAGTCAATCTTACCAAAGAACAGGTCGACAGTCTGGGCGTACCCAGCGATCTGCTCAAGGGTCTCAGAGCCTTTAAGGGTGTCGGTTGCGCAGATTGCAACGAGACCGGGCTGGCCGGCCGAACCGGTATTTATGAAGTTATGCCGGTAACTCCCGCTATCGAAAGCCTGATTCTGAACAAAGCTTCCGACACCGATATCCGCAAAACGGCTATGGACGAGGGAATGCACAATCTGCGTATGTGCGCCGTGGAGAAGCTGAAAGCCGGAATCGTCAGTATTGACGAAGTATTCGCTGTCACCTCCTCAATCTGA
- the rpsT gene encoding 30S ribosomal protein S20, with product MSLPNHKSCEKRVKTSEKQRLRNRGLRSNLRASIRELRLMTNKEEATAKYKEVEVLLDQAAGTNILHKNNADRNKSRLSRFVAKLS from the coding sequence TTGAGTTTGCCAAACCATAAATCTTGCGAAAAACGAGTCAAAACTTCAGAAAAGCAGCGCCTGCGCAATCGTGGCCTGCGTTCCAATCTGCGCGCCTCAATCCGTGAACTGCGCCTGATGACCAACAAGGAAGAAGCCACCGCCAAGTACAAAGAAGTTGAAGTTTTGTTGGACCAGGCCGCCGGCACGAACATTCTTCACAAGAACAACGCCGACCGCAACAAGTCTCGCCTTTCTCGTTTCGTCGCCAAGCTCTCGTAG
- a CDS encoding ComEC family competence protein, translated as MIRKYPAVFLVPFIIVGIIGADLCRWPSEWFLLASLVLCLVALAVMRSHRTAATILFGLLLTCFSAFHYGIRYYDTGPTHLANHFQDGNRYRIYGQVSDWPDLKSFGTEIKIAVDSIEQDRMQVVHGSMMLKVSDSSTSLAWGDRIEFQGRIYSLKGGESPTGFDYRRYLNLRGVSALVYLPNLNNVRVDTRGRPWLLSWVDALRLEILSSFQDNLEPSPSALAAGFLIGETRNIPPEVYQRFRDSGTLHLLAVSGSNVALVVAFMMLVLRPFGLSRRRRAIVLLAFVLMFAALSYGEPSVIRASIMAALVITAALVQRRYDLNNLIAVAAMAILLYDPAQFFNVGFQLSFVVAWGLIFIMPRLHERFTGFHGRGWYRWLVFPVLLALTAQLCAAPLTAFYFHRVPLISPIANLVIVPLVSLAVVGSLCLLLADLILPLLGAFVGSLLNLLLILILKLLAVFGGEQSQVWEVSEPSWLLAVAVYFALVLGAMALTKRSARRWLLIGLLLLANVGLVAQIDPTPKGGSLELFTVPGGVAALYRQVGNQNGDLVITGLRRKPYPIDAKVLAPALTAMDIDKLNSLVMFSAEYSAIDDLLRLATLFEVDSLYVHAGLKAAVEDVRNSTGDPYDSARIVSFSGVDTTGMAADGWYTCQDGISLKAGSTKVHFVDKLDRQAEMRVRSLTPDILIVGRPIYESGAQNTRLQQAGVSRLVVAGVRPPKAQSRPGAQIPTAATGHGFVDDLSWLGSVTIPLPKSP; from the coding sequence ATGATACGCAAGTATCCCGCTGTTTTTCTGGTACCGTTTATCATTGTGGGGATTATCGGAGCGGACTTGTGTCGCTGGCCCAGTGAGTGGTTTCTGCTGGCTTCGCTGGTGCTCTGTCTGGTTGCTCTGGCCGTGATGCGATCACACCGGACGGCAGCGACAATTCTGTTCGGGCTGCTGCTCACCTGCTTTTCGGCCTTTCATTACGGTATCCGCTACTATGACACCGGCCCCACCCACCTGGCTAACCATTTTCAGGATGGAAATCGTTACCGAATCTACGGCCAGGTGAGCGACTGGCCGGACCTCAAGAGCTTTGGCACCGAGATCAAAATAGCTGTCGACTCGATCGAGCAGGACCGGATGCAGGTGGTGCATGGCAGCATGATGTTGAAAGTCTCAGACTCAAGCACCAGTCTCGCCTGGGGGGACAGGATAGAGTTTCAGGGACGCATCTACAGCCTGAAAGGAGGGGAGAGCCCCACCGGATTCGATTACCGGCGCTATCTCAATCTCAGAGGCGTGTCCGCTCTGGTATACCTGCCAAACTTGAACAACGTCCGAGTTGATACCAGAGGACGTCCGTGGCTGTTAAGCTGGGTGGATGCGCTTCGGCTGGAAATCCTGTCCAGTTTTCAAGACAATCTGGAGCCATCCCCCTCGGCTTTGGCGGCCGGTTTTCTGATCGGGGAGACGCGCAACATCCCACCGGAGGTGTATCAACGTTTTCGAGACAGCGGCACCCTTCATTTGCTGGCTGTTTCCGGCTCGAACGTGGCTTTGGTAGTGGCTTTCATGATGCTGGTCCTGCGTCCATTCGGTTTGTCCCGTCGTCGTCGAGCGATAGTGTTATTAGCATTCGTTCTGATGTTCGCAGCGTTGTCATACGGAGAGCCGTCGGTGATACGGGCCTCGATAATGGCTGCACTGGTGATCACGGCCGCACTGGTGCAGAGACGCTACGATCTCAACAACCTGATCGCGGTGGCGGCTATGGCTATACTTCTGTACGATCCGGCCCAGTTTTTCAATGTCGGGTTCCAGTTGTCGTTCGTGGTCGCCTGGGGTCTGATCTTCATCATGCCGAGACTGCACGAACGATTCACCGGCTTCCATGGCCGAGGTTGGTATCGATGGCTGGTCTTTCCGGTTTTGCTTGCCTTGACGGCGCAGCTTTGCGCGGCGCCGCTGACAGCCTTTTACTTTCATCGGGTACCACTGATCTCACCAATCGCCAACCTGGTCATCGTGCCGTTGGTATCGCTGGCTGTTGTAGGTTCTCTCTGTCTGCTTCTGGCCGACCTGATCCTGCCACTACTGGGAGCCTTTGTCGGCTCTTTGTTGAACCTCTTGTTGATCTTGATACTCAAACTGTTGGCCGTTTTCGGTGGCGAACAGTCGCAGGTTTGGGAGGTGTCCGAGCCGTCATGGCTTTTGGCCGTGGCGGTCTATTTTGCGCTTGTTCTCGGCGCTATGGCCCTGACCAAACGGTCCGCTCGTCGATGGCTGCTGATAGGACTGTTGCTTTTGGCCAACGTCGGTTTGGTAGCACAGATAGACCCGACACCGAAGGGCGGCTCGCTTGAACTGTTCACGGTTCCAGGTGGCGTCGCTGCTCTGTACCGGCAGGTCGGCAACCAAAATGGTGATCTGGTTATCACGGGGCTCAGGAGAAAACCTTATCCCATCGATGCCAAGGTGCTGGCGCCGGCCTTGACCGCAATGGACATTGACAAACTTAACAGCCTGGTGATGTTTTCGGCGGAATACTCGGCCATTGACGACCTGTTACGGTTGGCCACGCTCTTTGAGGTTGACAGCCTCTATGTCCACGCCGGTCTGAAGGCGGCTGTCGAGGATGTCCGCAACAGTACCGGTGATCCATACGATTCGGCCCGGATCGTTTCGTTTTCAGGCGTCGATACGACCGGGATGGCCGCCGATGGATGGTACACTTGTCAAGACGGTATAAGTTTGAAAGCAGGTTCGACCAAAGTCCATTTTGTGGACAAACTGGATCGACAAGCCGAAATGAGAGTCCGGTCGCTGACGCCCGATATCCTGATTGTTGGTCGGCCAATATACGAGTCGGGGGCGCAGAATACCCGCTTGCAGCAAGCCGGAGTAAGTCGGTTGGTGGTGGCCGGAGTCCGTCCGCCTAAGGCTCAAAGCCGCCCCGGTGCTCAGATTCCGACGGCCGCGACGGGCCACGGCTTTGTTGATGATCTCTCCTGGCTGGGCAGCGTGACCATCCCGTTGCCTAAAAGCCCGTAA
- the murJ gene encoding murein biosynthesis integral membrane protein MurJ: protein MSTSRVKKGSLVGSASTVSGATAFSRVLGLLREQVMAYFFGAGLATDAFVTAFRIPNLLRDMFAEGALSSAFVPVFKEKLVKESDSEAFKLADIVFTMIFLVVGLIVLLGILAAPVIIYLTAHGFTEYADKFALTVDLTRIMMIYLLFVSLSALVMGMLNSFGRFAVPALSPAMFNLGIVLTVVIGYRYFDQPAYTLALGVVLGGACQVWIQLPALFKLGYRYRPRFNFFDEGLKKVLRLIAPMIIGMSAGRVNILLSTLLASFLVEGSISYLNYSYRLMHFPLGVFAVALGTVALPRVSELFAREDTEGLDKAFHETFNLNMFVVAPSAVCLALLGRPIIELIYSWGAFTELHAANTALALRHYAYGLIGFAAVRVTVPFFYAGGDSKRPMQISIVAVAVNIALYYPMIKALNFAGLAAATSVAGLVNGALLIYFLPSKGVRVVWDRLGLNLLKILVASVLAFYIAGLMPWRPGPFESEVVTRLVELFVPLTTAAVLYLLFCFLLRVRELSRLTTLLKHRRSTGD from the coding sequence TTGTCAACCAGTCGCGTAAAAAAAGGTTCCCTGGTCGGATCGGCCTCGACAGTATCGGGGGCGACCGCTTTTTCACGGGTTTTAGGGCTGTTGCGCGAACAGGTGATGGCCTATTTTTTCGGCGCCGGGCTGGCCACCGATGCTTTCGTGACAGCCTTTCGAATCCCCAACCTGCTCCGTGATATGTTCGCCGAAGGTGCTCTGTCGTCGGCTTTTGTGCCGGTCTTCAAGGAGAAACTGGTCAAGGAATCAGATTCCGAAGCGTTCAAACTGGCCGATATCGTGTTCACCATGATCTTCCTGGTGGTCGGGCTGATCGTGCTCCTGGGTATCCTGGCCGCACCGGTGATCATCTATTTGACCGCCCACGGTTTCACCGAGTACGCCGACAAATTCGCGCTGACCGTCGACCTCACCCGGATCATGATGATCTATCTGCTGTTTGTGTCGCTTTCGGCCTTGGTCATGGGCATGCTGAACTCTTTCGGGCGGTTCGCCGTGCCCGCCCTGTCACCGGCCATGTTCAATCTCGGTATCGTGCTGACAGTCGTAATCGGATATCGATATTTCGATCAACCGGCCTACACGCTGGCCCTTGGGGTCGTGCTCGGCGGCGCTTGTCAGGTATGGATTCAACTTCCGGCTTTGTTCAAACTGGGCTACCGTTATAGACCGAGGTTCAACTTTTTCGATGAAGGCCTCAAGAAAGTTCTGCGGCTGATTGCGCCGATGATAATAGGCATGTCGGCCGGGCGGGTCAATATTCTGTTGAGCACTCTGCTGGCGTCGTTCTTGGTGGAAGGGTCGATCTCCTATCTCAATTACTCGTACCGTCTGATGCACTTCCCGCTGGGCGTCTTCGCCGTGGCGCTCGGCACGGTGGCCTTACCCAGAGTCAGTGAACTGTTCGCCCGCGAGGACACCGAAGGATTGGACAAAGCGTTTCACGAGACGTTCAACCTGAACATGTTCGTAGTGGCGCCTTCGGCCGTTTGTCTGGCGCTGTTGGGCCGACCGATTATCGAACTGATCTACAGTTGGGGTGCCTTCACCGAGCTGCATGCTGCCAACACAGCCCTTGCGCTCAGGCACTATGCCTACGGGCTGATCGGATTCGCCGCGGTGCGGGTGACCGTGCCCTTCTTCTACGCCGGTGGTGATTCCAAACGTCCCATGCAGATTTCGATTGTTGCTGTGGCCGTGAACATCGCGCTGTACTATCCCATGATAAAGGCGCTCAACTTTGCCGGACTGGCCGCGGCAACGTCGGTGGCCGGATTGGTCAATGGCGCGTTGTTGATCTATTTCCTGCCGAGTAAGGGTGTGCGTGTCGTCTGGGATCGGTTGGGTTTGAACCTGCTCAAGATTCTGGTGGCATCTGTGTTGGCCTTTTACATTGCAGGCTTGATGCCGTGGCGGCCCGGTCCATTCGAGTCAGAAGTTGTTACTCGGCTGGTGGAGCTTTTTGTTCCGTTGACCACGGCGGCTGTTCTGTACTTGCTGTTTTGCTTTCTGTTGAGAGTGCGCGAACTTTCCAGGCTGACGACTCTTTTGAAACACCGTCGGTCGACGGGTGACTGA
- a CDS encoding type IV pilus twitching motility protein PilT produces MASLRELLEEMVKMNASDLHLTVGSPPVVRVDGKLVRLKQDMLNADQIKKLAYAMVSEKQKLKFEQNSELDFSFGIESLSRFRCNMFMQRGNVAVALRQIPYEIMTFEALSLPKVIADFSRLPRGLVLVTGPTGSGKSTTLAAVIDKINKERPVHIITVEDPIEYLHRHQTALVNQREVYADTTSFAIALKYALREDPDVVLVGEMRDLETIESALSIAETGHLAFGTLHTNSAAESINRIVDSFPTNQQEQIRISLSFSIQAIISQALIPKIGGGRIVALEILVATPAVRALIRDDKVHQIYSMIQSGQKYGMKTMNQSLAELYNTRKISVQDAMAYSSNPQELSEMLAKDKSPAFS; encoded by the coding sequence ATGGCGTCTCTTAGAGAGTTGTTGGAAGAAATGGTCAAGATGAACGCGTCTGATCTTCACCTTACGGTGGGATCGCCGCCGGTGGTACGTGTCGATGGAAAGCTGGTACGGCTCAAGCAGGACATGCTCAACGCCGACCAGATCAAAAAACTGGCTTACGCCATGGTCAGTGAGAAGCAAAAACTGAAATTCGAGCAGAACTCAGAGCTGGATTTTTCGTTCGGCATCGAATCCCTCAGCCGCTTTCGCTGCAACATGTTCATGCAGCGCGGCAACGTGGCTGTGGCGCTCCGTCAGATTCCCTATGAGATCATGACCTTTGAAGCCCTCAGTCTGCCCAAAGTAATTGCCGACTTCTCCAGGCTTCCGCGCGGTCTGGTGCTGGTGACCGGTCCGACCGGATCGGGCAAGTCGACCACCCTGGCCGCCGTTATCGACAAGATCAACAAAGAACGTCCGGTGCATATTATCACCGTCGAAGATCCTATCGAGTACCTGCATCGTCATCAGACGGCCTTGGTGAACCAGCGCGAGGTGTATGCCGACACGACATCGTTCGCCATAGCCTTGAAGTATGCGCTCCGTGAAGACCCCGACGTAGTTCTGGTGGGTGAGATGCGTGATCTGGAAACCATCGAGTCGGCCTTGTCGATTGCAGAGACCGGCCACCTGGCTTTCGGCACTCTGCACACCAACTCAGCCGCCGAGTCGATCAATCGTATCGTGGACTCGTTCCCGACCAACCAGCAGGAGCAGATTCGCATCTCCTTGTCGTTCTCGATCCAGGCGATCATCTCGCAAGCCTTGATCCCGAAAATAGGCGGCGGTCGGATTGTGGCTTTGGAAATACTCGTCGCCACGCCTGCCGTTCGGGCTTTGATTCGCGATGACAAAGTACACCAGATATATTCGATGATACAATCCGGCCAGAAATACGGAATGAAAACGATGAACCAGTCGTTAGCCGAGCTTTACAATACGCGCAAGATTTCCGTCCAGGACGCCATGGCGTACAGTTCCAATCCGCAGGAACTAAGCGAAATGCTGGCCAAAGATAAGTCTCCGGCGTTTTCCTGA
- a CDS encoding roadblock/LC7 domain-containing protein, which yields MYQVLSDLNKTSGITGSMMVGGDGIVIAADLDDSFDGDTIGALAASITSNIQKSLDRLQTEPLKQVTIEADNGKLFFADAGKGILVVTTEKQVNIGLIRLEMKNAIGKLQTTVNLEG from the coding sequence ATGTACCAAGTGCTTAGCGACCTCAACAAGACTTCGGGAATCACCGGTTCTATGATGGTCGGTGGAGACGGCATCGTTATCGCGGCCGATCTCGATGACAGTTTCGACGGTGACACCATCGGCGCCCTGGCCGCCTCAATCACTTCCAATATCCAGAAGTCGCTGGATCGGCTCCAAACCGAGCCGCTCAAGCAAGTGACTATCGAGGCCGACAACGGCAAGCTGTTCTTTGCCGACGCCGGCAAAGGTATCCTTGTTGTCACCACTGAAAAACAGGTGAACATCGGGTTGATCCGGCTTGAAATGAAAAATGCGATTGGTAAACTGCAAACGACGGTCAACCTGGAAGGTTAA
- a CDS encoding roadblock/LC7 domain-containing protein, with amino-acid sequence MASASEIDSRIVKCQKILAQDPNSQIFAALAEAMRRKGDLEKAFRVCQNGLKVHPSYGSAHVVMAKINLDRQLFDWAEIEARKAAECDGWTRATELLIAEIHIYKGEFQPAIKLLTKLHESDPANSQITKLLEIARQIPQQHQALIGEKAVSGAHKAPVAEPGGTGELADKTTIVTDAMATPEDKPSTPLSVEQILEKVISLPGVDGTLFINREGLVVKSEWTMRLDSTVCGAIALEFSRGLDQSLTAGFFGKVHSVLVETGGHTFYTVRSHEGMFMFVANSKTNLGALRMKLDALLLGQGGC; translated from the coding sequence GTGGCAAGTGCTTCAGAAATAGACAGTCGAATTGTAAAGTGCCAGAAGATTCTGGCCCAGGATCCCAATTCGCAAATCTTCGCCGCTTTGGCCGAGGCGATGCGTCGCAAAGGAGATTTGGAGAAGGCTTTCAGGGTCTGTCAGAACGGCCTCAAAGTGCATCCTTCCTACGGTTCGGCGCATGTTGTCATGGCCAAAATCAATCTCGACCGCCAGCTCTTTGACTGGGCCGAGATCGAGGCGCGCAAGGCGGCCGAATGTGACGGCTGGACGCGTGCTACCGAGCTGTTGATAGCCGAGATACATATCTATAAAGGGGAATTCCAGCCGGCCATAAAGCTATTGACCAAACTGCACGAGAGCGATCCCGCCAATAGCCAGATTACCAAGCTTCTGGAAATCGCCCGCCAGATTCCCCAGCAGCACCAGGCGTTGATTGGAGAAAAAGCAGTCTCTGGTGCTCACAAGGCGCCTGTGGCCGAGCCTGGAGGCACCGGTGAATTGGCAGACAAAACGACTATTGTTACCGACGCCATGGCGACGCCTGAAGACAAGCCAAGTACACCACTGAGCGTTGAACAGATTCTGGAAAAGGTAATCTCACTGCCGGGCGTGGACGGCACTCTGTTCATCAATCGCGAGGGGTTGGTGGTCAAGTCGGAATGGACTATGCGCCTGGACTCGACCGTTTGCGGTGCTATCGCTTTGGAGTTCAGCCGCGGGCTGGATCAGAGCTTGACCGCCGGCTTTTTCGGAAAGGTGCACAGTGTGCTGGTGGAAACCGGTGGCCACACCTTTTACACTGTGCGTTCACACGAGGGTATGTTTATGTTCGTAGCCAATAGCAAGACTAATCTGGGTGCTCTCAGAATGAAATTAGACGCACTGCTTTTGGGGCAGGGCGGCTGTTAG
- a CDS encoding DUF4388 domain-containing protein: protein MSLSGNLKTVSFPDILQLLATGKKTGVLEAKTATRQKEVAFKGGNIIYASSINSSEDLLGNMLLRRGKISKGDLERAITLHKQTGRQLGTTLIDMGLFDKQEIGECLKLQIEEIVYNLFSWGEGDFVFHEDAKPKNAPFTIEMNTMNVVMEGTRRIDEWLEIQKVIPPDDALLDVVLSPKINREEITISLDEFRILALINGDRTVPDLINMSPMGEFVTCRSVYKLINQKLVESIGKRDAEEPEVEDEEEVLLAIVFQLYNQCFFRIRSTVEALVGEGNNCLPAFSSQYRGGVLNFFPGLDPSSELAPSFDKFLHAVKALPSAIRHHHLMGALENMLTEQLEYVFRLLGTGAYRRAMGNVKKEISQPLATRRELVKRFGLDENLYQTMRRADKVVKMIREQ from the coding sequence GTGAGTCTGTCCGGTAATCTAAAAACGGTATCCTTCCCGGATATCCTGCAGCTGTTGGCCACCGGCAAAAAGACCGGTGTGCTGGAAGCGAAGACGGCTACGCGCCAAAAAGAAGTGGCCTTCAAAGGCGGCAATATAATCTATGCGTCGTCGATCAACTCGTCTGAAGACTTGTTGGGCAACATGCTCTTAAGACGCGGCAAAATCTCCAAAGGTGATCTCGAACGAGCCATCACCCTGCACAAACAGACGGGTCGCCAATTGGGCACGACGCTGATCGACATGGGTCTTTTCGACAAACAGGAGATCGGCGAATGTCTCAAGTTGCAGATTGAAGAGATTGTCTACAATCTGTTCAGTTGGGGCGAGGGTGACTTCGTTTTCCATGAAGACGCCAAACCGAAGAACGCGCCGTTCACCATCGAGATGAACACCATGAACGTCGTCATGGAAGGTACCCGGCGGATCGATGAGTGGCTGGAAATCCAGAAGGTGATCCCGCCCGATGACGCTCTTCTGGATGTGGTGCTTTCACCCAAGATCAATCGCGAAGAGATAACGATTTCGCTGGACGAATTCCGAATCCTGGCCTTGATCAATGGAGATCGAACCGTGCCGGACTTGATTAACATGTCGCCGATGGGCGAGTTTGTCACTTGCCGGTCCGTCTATAAACTGATAAACCAGAAACTGGTCGAATCAATCGGAAAGCGTGATGCCGAGGAACCAGAGGTGGAGGATGAGGAAGAGGTTCTCCTGGCCATCGTCTTCCAGTTGTACAATCAATGTTTCTTCCGTATACGCTCAACCGTGGAAGCGCTGGTAGGGGAAGGCAACAACTGCCTGCCGGCTTTTTCCTCGCAGTATCGCGGCGGAGTGTTGAATTTCTTCCCCGGCTTGGATCCGTCGTCCGAATTGGCTCCTTCCTTCGACAAATTTCTTCACGCTGTCAAAGCATTGCCGTCAGCTATCCGTCACCATCACTTGATGGGCGCGCTGGAAAACATGCTGACCGAACAATTGGAATACGTGTTCCGCTTGTTGGGCACGGGAGCCTATCGCCGGGCAATGGGAAACGTCAAAAAAGAAATCTCGCAGCCGCTGGCCACGCGACGAGAACTGGTCAAGCGATTTGGTCTGGATGAGAATCTCTACCAGACAATGAGGCGGGCTGACAAAGTAGTCAAGATGATTAGAGAACAATGA
- a CDS encoding roadblock/LC7 domain-containing protein → MSDDTLIIYEEEINQIETLMSKMLKGAEAKCALLVDKDGHLITRQGFTHSLDTTALAALLAGSFASTKEIARLVGEPEFSVLFHQGKKDHIHMSLVGERSILVVIFDDRTTIGMVRLYAKETAAELASIFEQVMAKSNPNATQGISTEFADLAQDKLDDIFHD, encoded by the coding sequence ATGTCCGATGATACGCTGATTATTTACGAGGAAGAAATCAACCAGATCGAGACCCTCATGTCCAAGATGTTGAAGGGGGCCGAGGCCAAGTGCGCTTTGTTGGTAGACAAGGATGGACATCTTATCACACGCCAGGGTTTCACCCATTCCCTGGACACCACCGCCCTGGCCGCTTTGTTGGCCGGCTCTTTTGCCTCGACCAAAGAGATTGCGCGCCTGGTGGGTGAACCGGAGTTCTCGGTGCTGTTCCATCAGGGCAAGAAAGATCATATCCACATGTCGCTCGTCGGTGAGCGTTCAATCCTGGTTGTAATCTTCGATGACCGCACGACTATCGGTATGGTGCGCCTGTATGCCAAGGAGACGGCGGCCGAGTTGGCCTCCATTTTCGAGCAGGTTATGGCCAAGTCCAACCCCAATGCCACTCAAGGTATCTCAACTGAGTTTGCCGATTTGGCGCAGGACAAGCTGGACGATATTTTTCACGACTAA